A genomic window from Nitrospirota bacterium includes:
- the rpsB gene encoding 30S ribosomal protein S2, translating to MMVPVIKEFLEAGVHFGHQKKRWNPKMRKYIFGERNGIYIIDLQKTLANFETACEFVKGVASKGKPVLLVGTKRQAQEIVEQEAKRSGMFYVNQRWLGGMLTNFLTIRKTIDKLRKYEKWREDGTFKALPKKEVLDIEKEMVQTEKIFGGIKNMNVLPGAVFIVDTKKEFIAVNEANKLGIPIVGIVDTNCDPDNIDYVIPGNDDAIKAIKLICSKVIDAVVEGRAIYEARGGAKQEIPAQAVEPEAPAAVETAEVVVTTEPAAVNVEPS from the coding sequence ATTATGGTACCGGTGATTAAAGAGTTCTTGGAAGCGGGTGTGCATTTTGGACATCAGAAGAAAAGGTGGAATCCCAAAATGAGGAAGTATATTTTTGGGGAGAGGAATGGTATTTATATCATAGACCTCCAGAAGACACTGGCAAATTTTGAGACTGCCTGTGAGTTTGTCAAAGGCGTAGCATCAAAGGGCAAGCCGGTCCTTCTGGTCGGCACAAAAAGGCAGGCACAGGAGATTGTTGAGCAGGAGGCCAAAAGAAGCGGGATGTTTTATGTCAATCAGCGGTGGCTTGGCGGTATGCTTACAAACTTTCTGACGATCAGGAAGACTATTGATAAACTTCGCAAGTATGAGAAGTGGAGAGAAGACGGTACCTTTAAGGCCCTTCCCAAAAAAGAGGTGCTGGATATTGAGAAGGAGATGGTACAGACTGAAAAGATATTCGGCGGCATTAAGAATATGAATGTTCTGCCGGGTGCTGTCTTTATTGTGGACACTAAGAAGGAGTTTATTGCAGTCAATGAGGCAAACAAGCTCGGTATTCCGATTGTGGGGATTGTTGATACAAACTGCGACCCTGATAATATTGATTACGTGATACCAGGTAATGATGATGCTATTAAGGCGATCAAGCTGATCTGCTCAAAGGTCATAGATGCAGTTGTTGAAGGCAGGGCTATTTACGAGGCAAGAGGCGGGGCAAAACAGGAGATACCTGCCCAGGCAGTTGAACCTGAGGCACCTGCGGCTGTTGAGACTGCAGAGGTAGTTGTGACAACTGAACCGGCAGCTGTTAATGTTGAACCGTCATGA
- a CDS encoding HDIG domain-containing protein yields the protein MKTLSLPSIKHWLNNYSDELPSLYLVGGTVRDILIGRPQKDIDLVCKGAKEFSNSLAKRNNAVVVPMEKKPEHPCYRVIAGNDSNNFIDIAEMRGETIYEDIQQRDFTINAIAVEIKRDGSTDKIIDPLNGADDLNNKIIKMAGEGSFASDPLRILRALRFAAALSFEIEPLTLKDIETKVESLAEVSQERILTELFYILSTSQSAFCFRQMDRLGILEVIFPEISAMKGYEQNTFHHKDVWEHSLLVMDNCEHIINNLVLFFEKWGGEIADNINRNNRLPLLKLASILHDIGKPLTGGVHPDKGNITFYNHDIEGAMIADTIAERLRMSNKDRSFLTLIVAEHLHILSLTATGVKSSTKMRWFRKMKDDAIPSIILGMADIKGTQGPASSKEYRNNYFIRSKDIVKNYYEVIKKTLERKVLISGKDLIAIGIAPGPAMGNILRQLREAQDNGIITNHEEAMVMARDLLLENNF from the coding sequence ATGAAAACACTTTCCCTACCTTCTATTAAACACTGGCTGAACAATTATTCTGATGAACTCCCTTCTCTCTACCTCGTCGGCGGTACTGTTCGTGATATTTTAATAGGCAGGCCGCAAAAGGATATTGACCTTGTGTGTAAAGGGGCAAAGGAGTTTTCTAATAGTCTTGCAAAAAGGAATAACGCTGTTGTAGTGCCTATGGAGAAAAAACCGGAACATCCCTGTTACCGTGTAATCGCCGGAAACGACAGTAATAATTTTATTGATATTGCTGAAATGCGGGGTGAAACAATATATGAAGATATACAGCAGAGAGACTTTACTATAAATGCCATTGCTGTTGAGATTAAAAGGGATGGCAGTACGGATAAGATTATTGACCCTCTAAATGGTGCAGATGACTTAAATAATAAGATAATAAAAATGGCAGGAGAAGGCTCTTTTGCATCAGACCCGCTGAGGATATTGCGGGCTTTACGGTTTGCTGCTGCATTATCCTTTGAAATTGAACCGCTAACGCTAAAAGATATAGAAACTAAAGTAGAATCCCTTGCAGAGGTTTCACAGGAACGCATATTAACTGAATTATTCTACATATTGAGCACATCACAGAGTGCATTCTGTTTCAGACAAATGGACCGGCTCGGAATCTTAGAGGTAATCTTTCCTGAAATTTCAGCTATGAAAGGATATGAGCAGAATACATTCCATCACAAGGACGTATGGGAACATTCGCTTCTGGTAATGGATAACTGTGAACATATCATAAATAATCTTGTCCTCTTTTTTGAAAAATGGGGAGGGGAGATTGCTGATAATATTAACAGGAATAACCGGCTTCCCCTTTTAAAACTTGCATCAATATTGCATGACATTGGAAAGCCCTTGACCGGTGGTGTTCATCCGGATAAAGGCAACATTACCTTTTACAATCACGACATTGAAGGTGCAATGATTGCAGATACAATAGCTGAAAGATTGAGGATGTCCAATAAGGATAGAAGTTTCCTGACGCTCATAGTCGCTGAACATCTCCATATCCTGAGTTTAACCGCAACTGGCGTCAAATCTTCTACAAAAATGAGATGGTTCAGAAAGATGAAGGATGATGCTATCCCATCCATTATACTTGGGATGGCTGATATTAAGGGGACACAGGGACCTGCCTCAAGCAAAGAATACAGAAATAATTATTTTATTCGGTCAAAGGATATAGTAAAAAATTATTATGAAGTAATTAAGAAGACTCTTGAGAGAAAAGTCCTTATCTCAGGAAAGGATTTGATAGCCATTGGAATTGCACCCGGCCCTGCAATGGGAAATATTCTCAGACAATTAAGAGAGGCTCAGGATAACGGCATAATAACAAATCATGAAGAGGCTATGGTAATGGCAAGAGACCTGTTGTTAGAAAACAATTTCTAA
- the argJ gene encoding bifunctional glutamate N-acetyltransferase/amino-acid acetyltransferase ArgJ, which yields MKIIKDGNITSPKGFLASGIYAGIKRTEKPDLSIIYSEQEATAAGVFTINKVKAPPVILTQRYIKKGIARAIVVNSGNANACTGKQGMIDAEEMAELTAKALSIKKGEVYVSSTGVIGEPLPMEKIRASIGKAVEALSAIGGDMAAAGIMTTDTFPKKIAVRGMVGGKMITVGGIAKGSGMIHPKMATMLAFITTDAVLDKRTLSGALKRAVDKSFNRITVDGDTSTNDMAICLANGMAGNNSLKGKELEFFQEMLDFVCYTLGRMIVKDGEGATKLVEIKVKGAKNIKDAEKVGFAVANSNLVKTALFAADPNWGRIMAAIGYSGAAICEEKIAIFFDKTKFVNNGIGRGKDIEQKVAEVMRQKEYTITIDLNSGDAEANILTSDLTYDYVKINVAYRS from the coding sequence ATGAAAATAATCAAAGACGGCAATATTACATCACCAAAAGGATTCCTTGCATCAGGCATTTACGCAGGAATAAAGCGTACGGAAAAACCTGATCTGTCCATTATATATAGTGAACAGGAAGCAACGGCCGCAGGTGTGTTCACAATCAATAAGGTAAAGGCCCCGCCTGTAATTCTTACGCAACGGTACATTAAAAAAGGCATAGCGAGGGCAATAGTTGTGAATAGCGGTAATGCGAATGCATGTACCGGTAAACAGGGAATGATTGATGCAGAAGAGATGGCTGAACTTACTGCAAAGGCGCTGTCCATAAAAAAAGGTGAGGTATATGTTTCATCTACCGGTGTAATCGGCGAGCCTCTGCCGATGGAAAAGATAAGAGCTTCGATAGGGAAGGCAGTTGAAGCACTGAGTGCTATAGGCGGGGACATGGCAGCAGCAGGCATTATGACAACAGACACATTCCCAAAGAAGATTGCAGTCAGGGGAATGGTCGGCGGCAAAATGATTACAGTCGGAGGTATTGCAAAGGGGTCAGGAATGATTCATCCTAAGATGGCCACCATGCTTGCCTTTATAACAACAGATGCAGTATTGGACAAGCGTACACTTTCCGGTGCATTAAAACGCGCTGTTGATAAATCATTTAACAGGATTACAGTAGATGGAGATACAAGTACAAATGATATGGCAATATGTCTTGCAAATGGCATGGCCGGCAACAACTCACTAAAAGGAAAAGAACTTGAGTTTTTTCAGGAGATGCTTGATTTTGTCTGCTATACACTTGGGAGGATGATAGTTAAGGACGGTGAAGGTGCAACAAAACTGGTTGAGATAAAAGTAAAAGGTGCAAAGAACATAAAAGATGCTGAAAAAGTAGGATTTGCAGTGGCCAACTCCAACCTTGTTAAGACAGCACTATTTGCGGCTGACCCTAACTGGGGCAGGATAATGGCAGCAATCGGATACTCCGGTGCGGCTATCTGCGAGGAGAAGATTGCAATCTTCTTCGACAAAACAAAATTTGTAAACAACGGCATCGGCCGCGGTAAAGACATAGAACAAAAGGTAGCAGAAGTAATGCGTCAGAAAGAGTACACAATCACCATTGACCTGAATTCAGGAGACGCAGAGGCAAATATCTTAACAAGCGACCTTACCTATGATTATGTAAAGATTAACGTGGCGTACAGGTCATAA
- a CDS encoding N-acetyl-gamma-glutamyl-phosphate reductase: MTHKLKVAIAGASGYTGGELLRLLYNHPEVEIVAVTSEKSAGSPLVQTFPNLKKFFNLNLEPLDPLKISEKADFIFTALPHGTSIGPVGEFIKMGKKVVDLSADFRIKDPAIYKEWYGAENTNKALLDTGVYGLPELYRDKIKKTSFVANPGCYPTASILAIAPLLKNKIIVNERIFIDAKSSISGAGRGPALPYHFPEAHEGMEAYKVGTHRHTPEIEQALSDVAGTSLKICFVPHIIPANRGMLCTIYAPLALQVTVDDIINIYKKFYSEETALSLRLTKADENSLPFKGRVMVGMGLSSGEPFIRILDNGTQPNIRNVKGSNFCDIGIAVDTRTGCVIVTSVIDNLVKGASGQAIQNMNIMMGFEETSGLMNPGMFP; encoded by the coding sequence ATGACACATAAACTTAAAGTAGCCATAGCCGGTGCAAGCGGATATACGGGAGGTGAGCTGTTACGACTCCTGTATAATCATCCGGAGGTTGAGATTGTTGCAGTTACTTCAGAGAAATCTGCAGGCAGTCCCTTGGTTCAGACATTTCCAAACCTGAAGAAATTCTTTAACCTTAATTTAGAACCGCTTGACCCCCTGAAGATTTCTGAGAAGGCTGATTTCATCTTTACCGCGCTTCCGCATGGCACTTCCATCGGACCTGTTGGAGAATTTATAAAAATGGGGAAAAAGGTAGTAGACCTGAGTGCAGATTTCAGGATTAAAGACCCTGCCATATATAAAGAGTGGTATGGGGCAGAAAATACTAATAAAGCCTTGCTGGACACAGGTGTGTACGGGCTTCCGGAGCTGTACAGGGACAAAATAAAGAAGACATCCTTTGTTGCTAACCCTGGATGCTATCCTACTGCAAGTATTCTTGCGATAGCCCCCTTATTAAAGAATAAGATAATAGTCAATGAAAGAATATTTATTGATGCAAAGTCTTCAATATCCGGCGCCGGCAGGGGGCCGGCATTGCCGTATCACTTTCCAGAGGCACATGAAGGCATGGAGGCATATAAAGTCGGTACTCACAGACATACACCGGAGATCGAGCAGGCTCTATCAGATGTTGCCGGTACTTCTCTAAAAATCTGCTTTGTGCCGCACATTATACCTGCTAACAGAGGGATGCTGTGTACCATCTATGCACCGCTTGCCTTACAAGTAACAGTTGATGACATTATAAATATTTATAAGAAATTTTATTCAGAGGAAACGGCCCTAAGTCTTCGCCTCACAAAGGCTGATGAAAATTCCCTCCCCTTCAAGGGGAGGGTTATGGTGGGGATGGGGTTATCTTCGGGTGAACCTTTCATCAGAATCCTTGATAATGGTACACAGCCTAATATCAGAAATGTAAAAGGCTCAAATTTCTGTGACATAGGAATTGCCGTTGATACCCGCACCGGATGTGTTATAGTAACCTCCGTAATTGATAACCTCGTAAAAGGTGCATCAGGACAGGCTATACAGAACATGAACATAATGATGGGATTTGAGGAGACATCAGGGTTGATGAATCCGGGGATGTTTCCATAG
- the rpsI gene encoding 30S ribosomal protein S9, with the protein MSVTQYYATGKRKTAIARVWLQPGDGKVVVNNKKAEEYFTVPSLLIFIKQPLETVNLTDKFNIFANITGGGYASQASALRHGIAKGLLEVDATHRPALKKKGLITRDSREKERKKYGQKGARKKFQFSKR; encoded by the coding sequence ATGAGTGTTACACAGTATTATGCAACGGGAAAGAGAAAGACGGCAATTGCCCGCGTATGGCTTCAGCCTGGAGATGGAAAGGTTGTTGTAAATAATAAAAAGGCAGAGGAATATTTTACAGTCCCTTCTCTTTTAATATTTATCAAACAGCCGCTTGAGACTGTTAATTTAACTGATAAGTTTAATATCTTTGCAAATATTACAGGCGGCGGTTATGCATCACAGGCAAGTGCATTGAGGCACGGGATTGCAAAAGGACTTCTTGAAGTAGATGCTACTCACAGACCTGCCCTGAAAAAGAAGGGATTAATTACACGCGATTCAAGAGAAAAAGAAAGAAAGAAATACGGTCAGAAGGGGGCCAGAAAGAAATTCCAATTCTCTAAGAGATAG